TTTATCCATATCGTCGTTGGTAATCGCTGCGCCATCTTTACCCGGTTCAGCCTGTAAAACCAGATGAACGCCACCGCGTAAATCAAGTCCTAACGGAATCCCGGTTTCAGAATTCGTCAGCGGCTGAATCGAAAAGAAAACGACAACAGCAACGAGAATGACAGTTACTGCAAGTTTTAAAGTATTTCCCCGTTTCATTCTTTTTCCTCCTAATAGAATAAAGGGACTTGCCCATACAAGCATCATTATATCCCTTTTGCATTTGAGGTGTCAATTTCAAAGCTATAAGCAAGTGTTACAGCACTTGCTTATATTTGGATACTATGCAATAGATTTCAAACTTCGCCAATAACAAATTTCCGTAATCAGAACTGTTGTTTAACGCAGTTTATTATTTAACCTCAGCATCGTTGTCTTCATCGATTACTTCAGTCTCTTCAACCTCTTCTTCAGGTTCAGGCTTATTCTTCTTATTACTCTTGACAGGTGTATCTTTGCCGCCTTCAGCACTTTTGATCGCGGACTTCAGTATTTCAATTTCAACGTTATTGGCGATCTTGATGACAAGCGTATCTTCTTTTATTTTGGTAATGGTGCCCAATATCCCGCCAATCGTTGTGACTTTAGCCTTCATTTTAATGGACTCCATCAGTTTCTGCCGCTCTTGTTTCTGCTTTCTGCTCGGCAAAACAAACATAAAGATAATCATAACTACAAATAGTACAAAATACATCATCGTTGTCGTGGTTTGATCCATAAGTAAAGAATCCCCCTTAATTGTAAATTACCTAAATATGCATACTTCATTTCATTATATCATCTTTATTCCGCAAATTCAGCATGTATTCAGATTATTTTCTATTTAAATTTTTCTATTTTAACTTAATTTCTAAGCTAGTTTTCAGAACTTTATTATCTGTACATACATTTCATATGATTGTCTTATTTTTTATAACCATAGTCCGCAAAGAATTGTTTCCGGTATTCCGGAAGCTGGTCTTCGGCAATCGCCTGGCGGACCTCTTTCATTAAATGGGTTAGAAAGTGCAAGTTATGGATCGTCATCAGCCGGTGTCCGAAAATCTCATCCGCTTTGATCAGGTGCCGGATATACGCCCGGGAATAATTCTGACAGGTATAACAGCTGCAGGTAGGATCAATCGGCGTAAAATCATCGGCATATGTGGCATTACGGACCACAACCTTGCCAAACCTCGTCATTGCTGTCCCATTTCGGGCAATACGCGTCGGCAGCACACAATCAAACATATCAATGCCGCGCATGACACCCTCGATTAAATCATCAGGTGAACCCACACCCATCAGATATCTTGGTTTAGCTTCGGGCAGCAGCGGAACGGTATAATCCAGCACTTCGTACATCATTTCTTTAGGTTCGCCGACGCTCAAGCCTCCCAGCGCGTACCCTGGCAGATCGAGTTCGGTAATTTCCTGAGCGCTTTGTTTGCGGAGATCCTCATACATTCCGCCCTGAACAATGCCGAAAAGTGCCTGCTTTTCTGTAGTCGGCAGCGTATTTTTGCAGCGCTTCAACCAGCGGAAGGTCCGTTCAGCGGATTTTTTCGTGTACTCCCGGTTTGCCGGGTACGGCGTGCACTCATCAAAAGCCATCACAATATCCGAACCAAGAGCGATTTGAATTTCCGTCGCTTTTTCCGGACTTAAGAATTGTTTGGAGCCATCAAGATGGGATCGGAATTCCACTCCCTCTTCGGTGATTTTCCGTAAATCCCCGAGACTGAAAACCTGAAACCCCCCGCTGTCGGTCAAAATCGCGCCATCCCAGTTCATAAATTTGTGCAGGCCGCCTGCGCGTTTAATCAGTTCATGACCCGGACGCAAAAACAGATGATAGGTATTGCTTAAGATCATGTTGGCTCCGAGCGCCTTCAGTTCTTCCGGGCTGACAGATTTTACGGTAGCCTGAGTTCCCACCGGCATAAACACAGGCGTCTCTATCATGCCATGAGGCGTATGAAGTCTTCCCAGACGGGCCTTGGTACGGGTGTCTTTCTTTAGTATTTCCAGTTTAACGGCCGCCAAAACATTTCTTCCTCTCTTTTTGTGAAATTAACCCGGAAACATGGTCTTCCCCATGTGTCAACCGGAACTAGAATACGTGCATTTTTCCCATGTTAAACTAAAAACATGGCGTCCCCAAAACTGAAGAAACGATATTTCTCACGGACTGCGGTCTGATACGCTTCCAAAATCATTTCCCGGCCTGCAAATGCACTAACCAGCATCAGCAGTGTCGAGCGCGGAAAGTGGAAATTCGTGATTAAGGCATCGACAATTTTGAATTGATATCCGGGGTAGATAAAAATATCCGTCCATCCTTCAGTTTCGGACAGCACATTCCCGGAAGCATCCTGACAAAGTCCCGCTGCGGATTCCAACGTCCGGACTACGGTTGTCCCAACCGCAATCACCCTGCGGCCTTCTTTTTTGGCCAGAGAGATTTTGGCGGCAGTCTCAGAATCTATGCTGAAATACTCCGTGTGCATTTGGTGTTCGGTGATTTCTTCCGTCTTCACCGGCCGAAACGTTCCCAGCCCGACATGCAGCAGGACTTCAAGAACCTCGACTCCGTTGTCCCTAATCCTCTGCAGCAGCTCTTCCGTAAAATGCAGGCCTGCAGTAGGTGCCGCGGCCGAACCGTTTTCTTTGGCATAAACAGTCTGATACCGCTCTTTATCGTTTAATTTTGCTGTGATATATGGAGGCAGAGGCATCTCGCCGAGACTGTCCAGGACTTCCTCAAACAAGCCGGAATACGTAAAATGAATGATCCTGTTTCCGTCGTCAAGAATTCCGATCAGTTCTCCGCGCAAAAGTCCTCCCCCGAAAACAACGGTTTGACCCTGTTTTAACCTTTTGCCGGGCTTAACCAGGACTTCCCAGCGGTCCCTGTCTATTCTCTTCAGCAGGAGCACCTCAATTTTTGCTCCGGTACCTTCTTTTTGCCCAATTAATCTGGCCGGAATCACCCTGGTCTTGTTCAGGACAAGTACGTCTCCCGCATTGAAGAATTGTACAATATCCTGGAATAAGTAATGAAATATTTCACCTTTGGCTTTATCCACCAGCATCAGCCTTGATGAATCCCGCGGTTCTGCCGGCGTTTGGGCAATCAGCCTTTCCGGCAAGTCGTAATCAAAATCCTCCAACCTCATTCTCTGCTACTCCATTTTCACCAAATCAATATTTTTGTAGTAATAGTTTAGGATATCCTGATAAGAATAACCTTGCATTGCCATATCATAGGCACCCCATTGGGACATCCCTACGCCGTGTCCCCAGCCCCTGCCGTTGAAAACAAATACACCGTATATCCCAGGTTTTTCTGCTATACCGTCATTGGAGCTTTTGATCCTGGAGAGCAGCGGACCAGTGCCTTCTTCCGCAGAGGTCCCTGCCAAAGAATTCCCAGTCAAAGAAATCTCCGGAGTCTCCGGGGTATTTTTCTGAAGTACAGGCATGATATATTCTACCTGAAATAGTCTTCCAAGGAAAGAATCATTTGAAAGAGGTCCTTCAGGATAAAACTTGCGAACGAAATCTCCGCCGGATACCAATTTTTCGTTGCCTAACCAGTCTTGAAGCACGACACGGTATACGCGGCCCGATACATATTTCGCCAGCTTCACCTGTCTTACCGGGGCGAGATCAAAAGCTTCTCCAAGAACATCCGCGGCAATTACAAACCTCCAGTGATCGGTATAGCCTCCAATGCCGTTGGAAAACGGATCTGGAGTGGACGTATAATGAGCGTCCTGATTCTGCCAGACATTCTGGGGGGCCTCCATATAACCACCGTTATGTGAAGAGTAGAAAATTGAAATGGGTCTGCCGGTATCCTGATCAGTCAGGACCTCTCCCGTCGTTGCTGTCACCGCCTGGCTGGCTTCCCCTTCCACTGATCTGCCGAGGTAAGCCTGATGGATATCGGGTGAATCCGTGATAACACCACCGTTTATATTTTTCAGCAAATATGTCCTTGCGGCGACCGCCTGCGCTTTCAGGGCTTCGAAACCTTTTGCGGCCCAGGCATTGCTCATCTCTATCGGAACGACGCCTTTCAAGTAGTCTTCCTGCTCAAGTGAATTATACAGCTTCCAGCAACCGTTTTCTTTCACAATGGAAAGATTTCCGCGGTAGCTGATCCAATCCTTTTCGGGTTCTCTGACCCGGAAAACGCCCTGATCTTGAGAAGTAAACTTAACTTTATTTTTCTCCAGAATCACGAACTGGTCGCCGACAGCCAGGAAATCTGCCATACTGCTCTGTCCGATCTGGCAGCGGTCCCCGGCTGTTAAACTGACGCTAACATCATTATAGTCGAGGGTATAACTGCCCTTTCTGACTTCAATTTCCAACCAGCCGGTTTCAGGAAACTGCCAGACAAGCTTCACAGTTACCTCCCTTGCAAGCGCTGCATTCGGTGTCAGGGTAATCAAAAAAAGCATTACAGTAAATAATAGGCAAAAAGCTTTAGACAAAAAAGCGCTCTGTTTAACACCGCAGCCATGGAAAAACATTCGAATCGACTCCTTCACTATCCGGCTGTTAAACAGATTGCCCAACTATCGTTCAGTATATTCAATAATTTTC
This genomic stretch from Dehalobacter restrictus DSM 9455 harbors:
- a CDS encoding SpoIID/LytB domain-containing protein: MLFLITLTPNAALAREVTVKLVWQFPETGWLEIEVRKGSYTLDYNDVSVSLTAGDRCQIGQSSMADFLAVGDQFVILEKNKVKFTSQDQGVFRVREPEKDWISYRGNLSIVKENGCWKLYNSLEQEDYLKGVVPIEMSNAWAAKGFEALKAQAVAARTYLLKNINGGVITDSPDIHQAYLGRSVEGEASQAVTATTGEVLTDQDTGRPISIFYSSHNGGYMEAPQNVWQNQDAHYTSTPDPFSNGIGGYTDHWRFVIAADVLGEAFDLAPVRQVKLAKYVSGRVYRVVLQDWLGNEKLVSGGDFVRKFYPEGPLSNDSFLGRLFQVEYIMPVLQKNTPETPEISLTGNSLAGTSAEEGTGPLLSRIKSSNDGIAEKPGIYGVFVFNGRGWGHGVGMSQWGAYDMAMQGYSYQDILNYYYKNIDLVKME
- the yajC gene encoding preprotein translocase subunit YajC produces the protein MDQTTTTMMYFVLFVVMIIFMFVLPSRKQKQERQKLMESIKMKAKVTTIGGILGTITKIKEDTLVIKIANNVEIEILKSAIKSAEGGKDTPVKSNKKNKPEPEEEVEETEVIDEDNDAEVK
- the queA gene encoding tRNA preQ1(34) S-adenosylmethionine ribosyltransferase-isomerase QueA; this encodes MRLEDFDYDLPERLIAQTPAEPRDSSRLMLVDKAKGEIFHYLFQDIVQFFNAGDVLVLNKTRVIPARLIGQKEGTGAKIEVLLLKRIDRDRWEVLVKPGKRLKQGQTVVFGGGLLRGELIGILDDGNRIIHFTYSGLFEEVLDSLGEMPLPPYITAKLNDKERYQTVYAKENGSAAAPTAGLHFTEELLQRIRDNGVEVLEVLLHVGLGTFRPVKTEEITEHQMHTEYFSIDSETAAKISLAKKEGRRVIAVGTTVVRTLESAAGLCQDASGNVLSETEGWTDIFIYPGYQFKIVDALITNFHFPRSTLLMLVSAFAGREMILEAYQTAVREKYRFFSFGDAMFLV
- the tgt gene encoding tRNA guanosine(34) transglycosylase Tgt: MAAVKLEILKKDTRTKARLGRLHTPHGMIETPVFMPVGTQATVKSVSPEELKALGANMILSNTYHLFLRPGHELIKRAGGLHKFMNWDGAILTDSGGFQVFSLGDLRKITEEGVEFRSHLDGSKQFLSPEKATEIQIALGSDIVMAFDECTPYPANREYTKKSAERTFRWLKRCKNTLPTTEKQALFGIVQGGMYEDLRKQSAQEITELDLPGYALGGLSVGEPKEMMYEVLDYTVPLLPEAKPRYLMGVGSPDDLIEGVMRGIDMFDCVLPTRIARNGTAMTRFGKVVVRNATYADDFTPIDPTCSCYTCQNYSRAYIRHLIKADEIFGHRLMTIHNLHFLTHLMKEVRQAIAEDQLPEYRKQFFADYGYKK